TGATTTTGACTCTCCTGCACGAGCAATTGGGGCTGGGTACCATTCTCAGCAAGGTGATCGCTACGTTTTTTGCCATGCTGGTGAACTATTCCGGAAACCGGTTATGGGTTTTTCGGAAGAGATTGATTGAGGAAACAGGATCGTTGCCCCGCTGACTGCCCGGCACCTGGGCCGATTCTTCCACTACGGGTCGATATCAGTCACAAAACGCTTTTTGATCAATCCAAACCGTCAATCGAGTTTGCGATATACTCAGGAGAAGGGACAGGGCGTGATTATGCTTGGGAACAAGAGTTACAATGAACGAGGATGTCTGACGATCGCCGGGTGCGACCTGGCGACTCTGGGACAGGAGTTGGGAACACCTCTTTATATCATCGACGAGGACTGGCTTCGTCAAACCATGCGGGAGTACCGTAGCGCTTTTGCGAGATTCTATCCGGACTCGACGATCGCCTATGCCGGCAAGGCTTTTCTCACATCAGCCCTCTGCCGGATTTTATTGGAGGAGGGCCTATGGCTGGACACCGTATCGGGCGGAGAATTTTATCTGGCCATGCAAAGCGGTTTTTCCACCTCCCGTATCCTGTTTCACGGAAACAACAAACAGGAACAGGAGATCGATATTGTCTTCAATGAGGGGATTGGCCGCTGGGTGGTGGACAGCGAGCAGGAGCTGGACATGCTTTTGAACGAAGCCCCCCGATCCCGGAAGGGGAAACTGCCGCTTTTTTTCCGGATCACTCCGGGGATCGACCCGCATACCCATGAGTTTATCACCACTGGCCGGGTGGACAGCAAATTTGGTTTACCCCTGGTGGAGGGCATTGCACACCGGGTTATCGAGCGATCCCTGCAAAGCGGTCTGTTCGAGATCAAGGGCCTGCACTGCCATATCGGTTCCCAAGTCGCTTCATTGGATCCATTTTTGAAGACGGTCGATGCGATGGTTGAATTTATGGTTGCATTCCGTCAGGCAACCGGTTATATTTTTGCCGAACTTGATGTGGGCGGAGGACTGGGTGTTCCGTACCTGGATGAGGAAGAAGGGCGTTTCCCCACCATTGAAGAGTATGCGCAGGCGGTTTCTGTCCGCTTGCGGGAACGATGCCGGAAAGCTGGGTATCCTCTGCCCCATCTGTTTGTCGAACCGGGTCGGTCCATCGTCAACATCGCCGGAAGCACCCTGTACCGGGTGGGAACTGTCAAACGGATTCCCGGGGTTAAAACCTACGTAGCGGTGGATGGAGGCATGACCGACAATCCCAGGCCAATCCTGTACGGTGCCCGCTACCAGGCTCAGATTGTCAACCGCTTTCCCGGTGACGGCGCGCGCGAGTCTTTCTCGATTGTGGGGAAGTGCTGTGAATCGGGTGATGTGATTATTCCCGAAACGGTGATGGCCCCGATCGAACCGGGAGACTATTTGCTGGTTGAAGGGACCGGTGCGTATAATTATTCGATGGCGTCGAATTATAATTACCTACCTCGCCCAGGGGTTGTCTTCCTGAGCGGGGGAGTAGCCAGACTCGTCGTCCGTCCGGAGAATTGGTATGATCTTATCCGCCGGGATATCACCCCGGAAGAGTTACAGGTCGGTGAACAGACCGCAACGGAATAAACCGCACGCCAGCCCTGCGTTGATTCGGTTGGCGGGCAAGCGGAAAGGTGATGGGTATGGGAAATATACGGGTCTGTGTGGTCGGCGCAGCAGGTAAGATGGGGCAAGAAGTTATCCGCACTGTATGCCGTAAGTCAGGTATGGAGCTGGCCGGAGCAATCGATGTGGCTGCTGTCGGCCAGGATGCCGGTCTGGTGGCCGGAATCGATCGATTGGGTGTAATGATAAAAGGAGAGGCAGAGGAGGCCTTGATGCAAGACAGGTATGATGTCGTGGTTGATTTTACCCAGGCAGAAGCTCTGCGTCAAAACTTGCCTCACTATCTCGAGCATAAGGTATCCCTGGTGATTGGAACCACTGGATTGGCCAAAGATGAAATCAGTGGTTTCGCCGAGAAGACAAAAAAAGCAGGAATCGGCTGTTTGTTTGCCCCCAATTTCGCAATCGGAGCAGTTCTGATGATGCAGTTTGCCCGGATAGCCGCCCGGTACATGGACCGGGCTGAAATTATTGAATTTCACCATCCCCAGAAAAAAGACGCACCCTCCGGGACAGCGATTAAAACCGCTGAAGGCATCCGAGAAGAACGGGATATCATCTTCGAAGACCACAGTACGGAAATGGTGAAAGGATCCCGGGGAGGAGTGGTTGGTTCGGTGAACATCCACAGTGTCCGTTTGCCCGGTTATATTGCTCACCAGGAAGTGATTTTCGGAGGAGAGGGTCAGACACTCACCATCCGGCACGACTCGTTAAGCCGCATTTCCTTTATGCCCGGGGTGGTGTTGGCCGTCCGTCACGTGGCCGCCCATCAGGGCTTTTTTTATGGCCTGGAGTCGATCCTGGATCTGTAAAGGATACTCTTGGGGGATAGGTAAATGGATTTTGTGAAAATGCAGGGTCTGGGTAACGATTTTATCTTGATGGATGGTAAGATAGTAGCGTCAATTTCTGATCTCCCTGAGTTCACCCGGCAGATCTGTGATCGTCATTACGGGGTGGGGGCTGACGGATTGATCCTGGTGGACCAGAATGCGGTTGACCAAAGCATCGGCATGCGGGTGATCAATTCCGATGGCAGCACAGCGGAAATGTGCGGAAACGGAATCCGGTGCCTGGCCCGTTATGTCTATGAGCGTGGAATCCGTCGGGAGAAGAGTTTTCCGGTGCGTACCGGGGCGGGGATAATTACGCCGGAAGTCTTGGTGTCTGATGGAAAAGTCAGTATCGTACGGGTGGACATGGGTAAGCCGTCTTTCTCCCCGGTCGATATATTCCTGGATGATCAGGGAATGGAGGCGAGAGCGGGAGAATACAACCTGGCAGTCGATAACCGGATCTTCAGTTTTATGCCCGTGTCGATGGGGAATCCGCATGCGGTCATTTTTGAACTGCCGGACAGCTGGATGGTATACGGGGCGATCCTGGAAGCTCACCCCCGGTTTACCCGGAAAACCAACGTGGAATTTGTACGGATTATCAACTCCCGCGAGGCGGAAGTGAAAGTTTGGGAACGCGGTGCGGGAGCGACTTTAGCCTGTGGAACCGGGGCCTGCGCGGTCCTGGTCGCCTCGGTGCGGAAGGGTCTCCTTAAACGGGAAGCCTCTTTCCACCTGCCGGGAGGAACCCTTAAGGTGGCATGGCCTAATGACGACTCAGCGGTGTTGATGGAAGGACCGGCTGAAGAAGTCTTCACCGGAACAATTATACAGGCGAATCTGCGTTAAAGCCTGGTTTTTTAATAAGGAGGTTGATCACAATAGACGTTGCTCAGCGAGTACAGCAGCTGCCGTCGTACCTGTTTGCCGAAATTGAGCAGAAAATGGACGAAGCCAGAAGCCGGGGAGTGGAAATCCTGAACCTGGGAATCGGGGATCCAGACCTGCCGACCCCGGAGTTTATCGTGGAGCGTTTGTGTTGGGAAGCACGGCGGCAGGAAAATCATCAATATCCTTCTTACCGGGGCTTAAAAGCTTTTCGGGAAGCGGTGACCCAATGGTATGCCCGGCGCTTCGGAGTGACCTTTGATCCCGGAGGGGAAGTGGTATCTTTGATCGGGTCAAAAGAAGGAATTGCCCATTTTCCTTTGTGCGTAATCAATCCGGGCGACCTTGTCCTCGCTTCTGACCCCGGTTATCCGGTTTATAAAATCGGTACCATGCTGGCCGGCGGCAACTCTGTTGCGTTGCCCCTCCTGCGGAAAAATGCCTTTCTTCCTGATTTTTCCATGTTTCCGGAGAGCATTCTGGAACGAACCCGGCTGATTTTCCTCAATTATCCCAACAACCCGACGGCCGCTGTAGCGTCTATTGATTTCTTCCGGGAGGTGATAGCGCGAGCAAAGACATATGACTGGATCGTCGCTCACGACTTGGCCTATTCGGAGGTGAGTTACGATGGCTATCGGGCACCGTCCATTTTCCAGGTGGAGGGAGCCCGGGATGTAGCCATCGAGTTTCATTCGCTGTCCAAGACTTTCAATATGGCCGGTTGGCGGATCGGGTTTGCCATCGGCAATGCCCGGCTCGTTGAGGTGCTGGGCCGGATAAAAACCAACATCGATTCCGGGATATTCAATGCGGTCCAATGGGCGGGAGCAGAAGCGCTCTCCCGGGTCGATGAAGTTCTGGAGGCGAATTTACCGATTTATACCCGCCGGCGGAACCTGGTGGTGAATACCTTCCAGGAAATGGGTTTCGAACTCGAGCTTCCCAAAGCGTCTTTCTATATCTGGATTCCGGTACCGGGAGGGTACGATTCGAGGTCTTTCACTTCTTATCTTTTAGAGCGGTCCGGTGTGGTGGTGGCTCCGGGGGTCGGGTTCGGTAAATATGGCGAAGGGTATGTGCGTATTTCGCTCACTTCCCGAGATGAAGTGTTGGTCCAGGCCATGGAGCGGATTCGAACAGGATTGCGAGGTGGATGAACGATGAAAATTGTGGTCCAAAAATTCGGTGGAACCTCGGTCCACACCCCCCAGTTACGGCACAAGGCCGCCCTCAAGGTCAAAGAAGCCATTGATGAAGGGTTACACGCGGTGGTGGTGGTCTCGGCTATGGGTCGTTCCGGTGCGCCCTATGCTACGGATACCCTGATTAGTCTCGCCCGGGAGGAACACGAGGAACTTGATGCGCGTAATCTCGACCTCCTCTTGTCTTGTGGGGAAATCATTTCGGCGGTGATCATGGCCCAGTCTTTGGGGCGGGCCGGTTTGCGGGCGGTGGTGTTAAGCGGTGGGCAGGCCGGGATCATTACCGACGCGGAATACGGTGATGCTTCGATTCTCCGGGTCAGTCCGGAGCAGGTACGCAAGCACCTCGCAGACGGCGCGGTGGTCGTGGTGGCTGGCTTTCAGGGAACAACCGAAACCGGGGACATAACCACCCTGGGCCGGGGTGGAAGCGACACCTCGGCAGTGGCTTTGGGAATGGCCCTGGAAGCTGAGTATGTCGATATTTTTACCGATGTGGTGGGGGTAATGACCGCTGACCCGCGAATCGTACCGGAAGCGCAAACCATCAAGGGCTTGACCTACACGGAAGCCATGGAAATTATTCAACACGGGGCCAAAGTCATCCACGACAAGGCGATGAGTGTTGTTCAGGAATACCGTATCCCTCTGCGGGTACGAAGCCTGGATGACGAAGGAAAGGGGACCCTTATTTGCGATATCCGGACCCTGGCCCGGGAAGGACTGCGCCTTACGATCCGGGAACGGCCGGTATACAGTATTGCCTAC
This Atribacteraceae bacterium DNA region includes the following protein-coding sequences:
- the dapF gene encoding diaminopimelate epimerase, with the translated sequence MDFVKMQGLGNDFILMDGKIVASISDLPEFTRQICDRHYGVGADGLILVDQNAVDQSIGMRVINSDGSTAEMCGNGIRCLARYVYERGIRREKSFPVRTGAGIITPEVLVSDGKVSIVRVDMGKPSFSPVDIFLDDQGMEARAGEYNLAVDNRIFSFMPVSMGNPHAVIFELPDSWMVYGAILEAHPRFTRKTNVEFVRIINSREAEVKVWERGAGATLACGTGACAVLVASVRKGLLKREASFHLPGGTLKVAWPNDDSAVLMEGPAEEVFTGTIIQANLR
- the dapB gene encoding 4-hydroxy-tetrahydrodipicolinate reductase is translated as MGNIRVCVVGAAGKMGQEVIRTVCRKSGMELAGAIDVAAVGQDAGLVAGIDRLGVMIKGEAEEALMQDRYDVVVDFTQAEALRQNLPHYLEHKVSLVIGTTGLAKDEISGFAEKTKKAGIGCLFAPNFAIGAVLMMQFARIAARYMDRAEIIEFHHPQKKDAPSGTAIKTAEGIREERDIIFEDHSTEMVKGSRGGVVGSVNIHSVRLPGYIAHQEVIFGGEGQTLTIRHDSLSRISFMPGVVLAVRHVAAHQGFFYGLESILDL
- the dapG gene encoding aspartate kinase — translated: MKIVVQKFGGTSVHTPQLRHKAALKVKEAIDEGLHAVVVVSAMGRSGAPYATDTLISLAREEHEELDARNLDLLLSCGEIISAVIMAQSLGRAGLRAVVLSGGQAGIITDAEYGDASILRVSPEQVRKHLADGAVVVVAGFQGTTETGDITTLGRGGSDTSAVALGMALEAEYVDIFTDVVGVMTADPRIVPEAQTIKGLTYTEAMEIIQHGAKVIHDKAMSVVQEYRIPLRVRSLDDEGKGTLICDIRTLAREGLRLTIRERPVYSIAYRKDLAQIRSLLRGGREEGLKIFQILARQGISIDLISLFPESVAFAVPASRGEQVLKILEDESVSVSLTYPCAKVSLVGSGMAGRPGVMALLMEALEEIGVEILQTGDSHITISCLLRAQDMERAIQVLHQKFELDHFC
- a CDS encoding LL-diaminopimelate aminotransferase; its protein translation is MITIDVAQRVQQLPSYLFAEIEQKMDEARSRGVEILNLGIGDPDLPTPEFIVERLCWEARRQENHQYPSYRGLKAFREAVTQWYARRFGVTFDPGGEVVSLIGSKEGIAHFPLCVINPGDLVLASDPGYPVYKIGTMLAGGNSVALPLLRKNAFLPDFSMFPESILERTRLIFLNYPNNPTAAVASIDFFREVIARAKTYDWIVAHDLAYSEVSYDGYRAPSIFQVEGARDVAIEFHSLSKTFNMAGWRIGFAIGNARLVEVLGRIKTNIDSGIFNAVQWAGAEALSRVDEVLEANLPIYTRRRNLVVNTFQEMGFELELPKASFYIWIPVPGGYDSRSFTSYLLERSGVVVAPGVGFGKYGEGYVRISLTSRDEVLVQAMERIRTGLRGG
- the lysA gene encoding diaminopimelate decarboxylase; translated protein: MLGNKSYNERGCLTIAGCDLATLGQELGTPLYIIDEDWLRQTMREYRSAFARFYPDSTIAYAGKAFLTSALCRILLEEGLWLDTVSGGEFYLAMQSGFSTSRILFHGNNKQEQEIDIVFNEGIGRWVVDSEQELDMLLNEAPRSRKGKLPLFFRITPGIDPHTHEFITTGRVDSKFGLPLVEGIAHRVIERSLQSGLFEIKGLHCHIGSQVASLDPFLKTVDAMVEFMVAFRQATGYIFAELDVGGGLGVPYLDEEEGRFPTIEEYAQAVSVRLRERCRKAGYPLPHLFVEPGRSIVNIAGSTLYRVGTVKRIPGVKTYVAVDGGMTDNPRPILYGARYQAQIVNRFPGDGARESFSIVGKCCESGDVIIPETVMAPIEPGDYLLVEGTGAYNYSMASNYNYLPRPGVVFLSGGVARLVVRPENWYDLIRRDITPEELQVGEQTATE